From the Vibrio ziniensis genome, the window CAATCGAGAGAAAAACAAGTTAAGGCAAAACAGCTCCTAGACCGTTTGTTCCCTTTGGAAAATGGTTCACATCAACACGTGACAAGCTACATGATCGATTACAACCATGTGTTGGCCTACTTTAAAGATGGTAGCCATAGTGGCTTAAAACATCCAAAGCACTTTACGGCATATATTGGAAATAAAGAACAACCATGTTCGATTCTGTTTCGTGATGGCAGTGGTAGTCACGTTGAAGTGACACTAGGCTGTAATCGGGGTACTGGATGCATTGAGCTGGTGAAAATTGATGATATTCAATTAGAAACTTGTACCACTTTTATGCAAACGGATGAGACTTCTATTCCAACTGTTGCAATGCGCCATTGGATTAGTTTGGTGAAAGGTGATGAGCATGGTAAACCTCAAGCATGCAGTGAGGACAAAGAGTACGTATCGAAATGTGGAGATGAGTACGTATTGAGCTACAGCTTTAGTATCTAACTGCTCTCCATCCAACCTGTCTTGAGCTCTGCTAGCACCTCCCGCTATATTTCGGGAGGTTTTTTTTTGTTTCTCTAACGGACGGAGTTAGAATGGCATTACTCGGTTGCGTCCCATTTTCTTCGCTTCATATAGCTTTCTATCAGCACGCTCAACCAGTGTTTCTGGTGTGTCTTTAGGCATTTTTTCCGCAACACCGAAAGAAGCTGTAATACTGCTGACTTGTTCACTTGTTCGGCGATCTTTCACGTTAAGCCTTTCAATTGACGTTCTCAGCATTTCTGCAAATTGGCGAGCGACTCGCAATGATTTATGGGGCACTAAAAGTGCAAATTCTTCACCGCCATACCGATAGGCAGTAATTCCGGCTTGGCAGCTGGTTTGCAGTCGTTTTGCAATAGCTCGAATGACGGTATCCCCGAATAAATGGCCGTATTCATCGTTGAATACTTTGAAATGGTCTATGTCTAAGAAAATGAGGCTGATTGTCTGTTCAGAGTGCATTAGAGATGCTAAATCATCGTCAAACGCTCGACGGTTATATAATCCAGATAGGCTATCAAACAGGGCAGCTTTATGTACCTGAGCCAACTGTGTTTTTAATCGGGTAATCTCTTGGCTTGCACTATTTAATTGTTGGTTGAGAAACTCAGTTGAATGACGAATCTCTTTCGACTCGCTTACCAATTGACGAATAACATCCATTGCTTCATCAATAGAGAGGTTTTCATTTTGTACTTTTTCTAGGTTAGCAAAACTTTTATCAATGATTTTTGAAAATGCACTCGTGTCGGATAGCGTGTCATCCATTGAGCTAGAAATTTCATGTACTAATAGCTCAACGTTTTGTTTTAGTTCATTGATATTGGTTTCTGCTTTCGAGGCGATATAGTCTTTGTAGAGTTGGTCCCCTGTGGCCGCTGGGCAAAATCCCAAGCTTCCCAGAATATAATCGAGTTCTTGATTCAGTTCTGGAATCGCATTATCCACATAGGTATACCACAATGCGTAATTCGATGGCGTCGCTGCAATGCGATGCTTCATCATAAGTGGTACGGCTTTTTTTAAATTAGAAGTAGCTTTTTTAAACTCGTCTTCGTTCATTTTTTAGTATTAATAAATGCTTCTAAAGTTATATGCTAAGGGTAGCGGAATTCAGCTTCTAGCGCTCTAAAAATAATGCTTATTTAGTACTTTCAACCCAAAGCGTGTTAAATGTGTGAATTTAATGTTGTGTACATGCTTTATTGTTAATCGTCTGTTTGTCAAAAAAAGTCATAAGATGTAACAAACCATCTTTGCTATTTATTTTGCAGTGTAAGTTGTGTTGGGCGACGTTTTTTCATCACGGTAACAAGCAGTTGAGGCAATAGAGATACTACGATCATTCCCCCCATTAAACTGTATTGATGTATTGAATACAGTTCATTCATTAATAAACCACCACATACAATGCCTGCAATTGGATTTGCAATACTGCCAAAGGTAAAGTCAACAATTGACATGCGTTGTAGTAACCATACATACAAGCTGTAGCTAAACGCTGTGTTGAGTATTGTAATCCATGCTAACCCAATAAGATTCTTGGTATTTACCGAGCTAACTACATCAAAATATGGTTGTGGGTTTATTGCAACGTGGCACAACACTACCAGCGTAAGAGCTATTCCACCTACGAGCATTTGCCATGTCAGTACTGTCCACCAGTCGATTTTCCCCCCCAGAGTTTTCGTCAATGAAGACCCAAAAATAATGCATGATATCGCTGCGAGCATAGCGATCAGACCTATCGAGCTGAGGACAATCGATTTAGGATCAAAGAGTAGCCAAGCTAGCATTACCAACAATATGCCACTAGCTAGTTGTACTATTGACGGAGCAGTTCGATTAAATATCCAGTGAAATGCCATAGCAAATACTGGTACCGAAATCATACCAACTCCAGATATAGCCGAAGGTAGTGTTAACGCCATTACAAATATTAGGCTAAAGAAAGCAGCGATATTCACAATGCCAATAGTTATCAATGGTTTCCAGTTCTCTTTTTTCGGAAATGTTGGTTTAACAGCAAGCAAAATTAACCCAGCAGGCAAGGCTCGTAACGCACCAAGCAGAAGGGGAGGCCAGTCTGCGAGGGTGTATTGTGTAACAGCGTATGTTGTTCCCCAGAAGAAAGCGGGAATCATGGCAAATAAAACATTCATATCAAGTATCTTTATATTAAGATATTAGGGCGCAAATCTAGAGTAAAAATTAGTTATTGTAAAGTATCTTTATATTGAAGTATTTTAAGGTAATGAAAAGGAAAGAGTTATAAACAATGGATGCAATCGATAGAGTCTTGTCTCAATGGGATAAAGAAATTCCCGAACTCAACACTGTGCCAATGGCTATGATTGGACGTTTGATGCGTCTTTCCAAAATCCTTGAGAGCCGAATAGCAGAAGTTCACAAAAAATATGACTTAAAAATGGGTGAGTTCGACGTTTTAGCAACACTTCGCAGAGCCGGGATGCCTTATCGCCTGACTCCTTCTGAGCTATTGGCGTCAATGCTTCTGACATCTGGAGCAATGACAAACAGACTGGACAAGTTGGAAAGTAAGAACCTTATTGTTAGAAAACACAGCCAAGCTGATCGACGTAGCGTAGAAGTCGAATTGACAGAGAAGGGCTTGGTTTTAGTGGATGATTTGATAGTGGAACATGTCAGAGAGCAGGAAGCGCTTGTGGACGGTTTGTCTCAAACAGAGCAAGAGCAAATTGGTCAGTGTTTGAAGCTTTGGCTCAAAACATTTGAAGGGTAGAGCAGGGGGAACTGATGGATATACAACGTTTAGAAGAGTTTTTGAATAACTTACCTCAGGTTGAAGCTTGTAATCCTTTCGGCCCAGATCCTTTGGTTTTTAAAATACGCGACAAGATGTTTGCTTATCTTGCATTCGATACTGACAAGCCGTTTGTCACAGTAAAATGCGAACCTCAAGATGGCGCATTTCTTACAGATCAGTTTGATGCTATTAAACCTGGTTACCACATGAACAAACGGCACTGGATTTCTGTTATTTTGAATGGTGATGTGGAGCCAGAAATGATTGAAGACTTATGTTTGAGCTCATTCAGACTGGTTGTCAGCAAATTAAAAAAATCTGACAGAGAGGCGCTTCAGTTATACCATCTTAGATCAAAATATAATCAGACTGAGCATCGGTAGAACAGCGAATAGGCGTCAAACGCAAACGCGCATTAATTCGTCCCTGAAGCTCAGCCGAGCCATCCATGGCTCGGAGGGTTTGCTTATCGACGCCCATTGACTGATCAGGAAATTATCCAGAATGGTATTATCACAACCTTAAACTCTGATGGCTTATTTTAGAACCAAAAAATGCAGCGTATAAGCTGCATTTTTACTTTTATATGTCTCAAATTGGCACTTTACGCCATTTGCGTTTCTAACTGTTTGGCGCCTCGCAACATCGCTTCAATGAGTTCGGTGGCATTAAACTTTTCAAGTGCTTCGTGAGCACCAACTTGATGTGCCCTGTCTACACAAATCTCACTTGATAAAGAAGTGTGCAGAATGATGTAGGCATGACTGAGCGCTTTGTCATTTTGCACTTCAAATGCGAGTTCATAACCATCCAGTCCTGGCATTTCGATGTCACTTACTAGAAGATCGATAGCGTTGCCGTCGCCTGCCATCTTTTTCATAAATTCAGCAGCTTCTATCCCGTTTTTGCAAACATAGTAAGGAATGTTTATTCGGTCTAAAGCATCCGATAGCTGTTTACGAGCGATAGATGAGTCATCAACTAGCAGAATATTTAAAGCTTTCAAACGTTCACGCTCTACGTCAGTCAGCATCGGCACTTTAGTTGATTCGTATTGTGGGTAAATTTTTGAAAGCAGTAGTTCAACATCAAGTAACTGAACAATCTTGTCTTCGTAGCGAGTGATCCCTGTGACAAATACATTTTTACCAGCAGTACTGGGTGACGACTCAATAGCTCGCCAGTTACAGTCTATGATTTTTTCAATACTACGAACCATAAAGGCTACTACGGTTCGCAGGCAGTCAGTGACTATTAAGTAGCTTTTTTCGTATTCGCTTGGAGCTATTGGTCGAAAACCAATAGCCGCAGCCATGTCGATAACTGGCACTGTTAAATTACGAAAGGTTACGGTCCCTACCACATGATGGTGCGAATAAGGGATCTGAGTCATAGGCATATAAGGCACAATTTCACGGACTTTCAATGTTCCAATCGCGAACAGCTGCTTTTGCAGGTTCAACGTGAACATTAACATTCCTTGTGACTGGTTTGCTTTGCTTATTGTCTTAGCCATAGCTGTACTACTTCAATAAATTTACTGGTGACTATACTAACGCATATTGACATATCATCAACGGTTGGCGTTGATTTAGATGCTGGTTTTTTGTTTAAGTTTTCAAAAAGTGGGATGCGTAGCCCTTTAGCTTAGGGTAGACTTCGCGCTTTAAAAATGAGGAGAGAATGAAATGGCAAAAACCGCAGCAGCCCTTCACATTTTGGTTAAGCATAAAGAGCAAGCGGAAGATATCACTCAGCAGCTAAAAAAAGGCGCCAAATTTCAGGTGTTAGCGAGAAAGCATTCTTTGTGCCCATCAGGTAAGAAAGGTGGCGATCTTGGTGAATTTCGTCAAGGACAAATGGTGCCACAGTTTGATAAAGCTTGCTTTCAAGGTGAAATTCTTACCCCTCAGTTAGTAAAAACTAAGTTCGGTTGGCACGTTGTTAAGGTGCTTTACAGGACATGATGGCTAGAGTCTATATAGACAGTGTCTGCGCTTAAACAATATCTGTACGGTTTACCCACGAGCTAACATTACGGCAGCTACGCTCGGAGCTGCCATGATTAACTCAT encodes:
- a CDS encoding GGDEF domain-containing protein, whose product is MNEDEFKKATSNLKKAVPLMMKHRIAATPSNYALWYTYVDNAIPELNQELDYILGSLGFCPAATGDQLYKDYIASKAETNINELKQNVELLVHEISSSMDDTLSDTSAFSKIIDKSFANLEKVQNENLSIDEAMDVIRQLVSESKEIRHSTEFLNQQLNSASQEITRLKTQLAQVHKAALFDSLSGLYNRRAFDDDLASLMHSEQTISLIFLDIDHFKVFNDEYGHLFGDTVIRAIAKRLQTSCQAGITAYRYGGEEFALLVPHKSLRVARQFAEMLRTSIERLNVKDRRTSEQVSSITASFGVAEKMPKDTPETLVERADRKLYEAKKMGRNRVMPF
- a CDS encoding DMT family transporter is translated as MNVLFAMIPAFFWGTTYAVTQYTLADWPPLLLGALRALPAGLILLAVKPTFPKKENWKPLITIGIVNIAAFFSLIFVMALTLPSAISGVGMISVPVFAMAFHWIFNRTAPSIVQLASGILLVMLAWLLFDPKSIVLSSIGLIAMLAAISCIIFGSSLTKTLGGKIDWWTVLTWQMLVGGIALTLVVLCHVAINPQPYFDVVSSVNTKNLIGLAWITILNTAFSYSLYVWLLQRMSIVDFTFGSIANPIAGIVCGGLLMNELYSIHQYSLMGGMIVVSLLPQLLVTVMKKRRPTQLTLQNK
- a CDS encoding MarR family winged helix-turn-helix transcriptional regulator, with the translated sequence MDAIDRVLSQWDKEIPELNTVPMAMIGRLMRLSKILESRIAEVHKKYDLKMGEFDVLATLRRAGMPYRLTPSELLASMLLTSGAMTNRLDKLESKNLIVRKHSQADRRSVEVELTEKGLVLVDDLIVEHVREQEALVDGLSQTEQEQIGQCLKLWLKTFEG
- a CDS encoding MmcQ/YjbR family DNA-binding protein: MDIQRLEEFLNNLPQVEACNPFGPDPLVFKIRDKMFAYLAFDTDKPFVTVKCEPQDGAFLTDQFDAIKPGYHMNKRHWISVILNGDVEPEMIEDLCLSSFRLVVSKLKKSDREALQLYHLRSKYNQTEHR
- a CDS encoding chemotaxis protein, whose amino-acid sequence is MAKTISKANQSQGMLMFTLNLQKQLFAIGTLKVREIVPYMPMTQIPYSHHHVVGTVTFRNLTVPVIDMAAAIGFRPIAPSEYEKSYLIVTDCLRTVVAFMVRSIEKIIDCNWRAIESSPSTAGKNVFVTGITRYEDKIVQLLDVELLLSKIYPQYESTKVPMLTDVERERLKALNILLVDDSSIARKQLSDALDRINIPYYVCKNGIEAAEFMKKMAGDGNAIDLLVSDIEMPGLDGYELAFEVQNDKALSHAYIILHTSLSSEICVDRAHQVGAHEALEKFNATELIEAMLRGAKQLETQMA
- the ppiC gene encoding peptidylprolyl isomerase PpiC codes for the protein MAKTAAALHILVKHKEQAEDITQQLKKGAKFQVLARKHSLCPSGKKGGDLGEFRQGQMVPQFDKACFQGEILTPQLVKTKFGWHVVKVLYRT